Part of the Gavia stellata isolate bGavSte3 chromosome 28, bGavSte3.hap2, whole genome shotgun sequence genome, ATAGGATGACATTTTTCAAAGATGCACAGAGACTTTAGGATTATGTTTGACAGTAAAAGATAATAGGCCTTAAGCATCTAAGTCACTCGGTGTCTGTTGAAATACCTAAGAAGCTGAAGCCAAAATTTCCATAATTTGCGCAATCTTTTGTTGCTAAATTTGGATTTCTTTGGAGATACTCATAGTCATTTTAAGAACAGACATACTTTATCATCTGATTCTTTTGAGAATCCCCAAACACAAAATGACATCGAAAACATGCATTGGTAGTCACTATAGGATATTCAAGACGTATTCTCCTCTTGAGGGACAGatgaggtttttgttttgatttggttttgtttattccAGATAGAACTTTCATTAAGAAAGCTAAGGCCCATAACATTACTGAATATATAGCTCTTCCCATGAGTTTGAAagattagaaggaaaaaagagtacAACTTTTTGTGCTAATAAAATGCTACTGCCAGAATGTAATATAAAAACCCCTCCTCAAAGCAAGCAGTGGTAGGAATTCATGGCTGTATTTTCAGGTAATGCAAAATAGTGGGACTCAGTTGAGGCTTCTGGGGTCtgataaagaaataattctgctttattAACTACAATTGCACAGTGTACATTTGTTCTTGCTGAGGTTTTTACCCAGTGAGTTATGCCAGAGAAGCAGCTTGCTAGTATACTGGCTGTTTGGAAATACTGGAGATCCGAAAACATGAAAAGCCTCTAAAGATCTTCTCAGATAACAAAGAGTGCACAGGACTAACAGGATCTGGCAAAACCATGTTACAGCACCTGGAAAGGAAATGTATGTAGGAGGAATAGCAAAATGAGCCTTTTTTAGATTTACCCATTTTAACTGTGTGTGACTGCTGCTCTTGTCTTTGGGAAGGGGACTCAACTGACCGTGGAGCCTAGTAGGTATTCTTTATGCATTAACCTTTTCTGAGTTGTTACTGCTtggattttcacttttttttccttatcttccTCTTAAAATTCAGGCAGCCACTCCCCCATGCTTTAAAGTCACTAATTAGACTTTAGGCTTTCTTTTCCATGCATAACCTTTTGGTACGCAATTAGGCAATTTAAGTATAAAAACCCCCATGCTGATCACGCTTCTTGGGAGTTGCCAGAGAATTTGGGCTCCACCAGGGTGAGTCCTGGCTGCTATCATGCTGAATTCCTTTGGGACCTAACATCTGTCCACTTATTGAGGCACCGTAATAAGCTTTTCGTAGTCATTGTTAGGTTTCAAAGCTGTGCTTGGGCAGTCTGAAGGGAACTGAAGTTCCTGTGGAGATTGACATTTAAGTTCCTAAGAAATTCTATTCTGTCAGTTAGAAAGACAGCACTGAGGGGAGAGAAGGATAATATACAAAAGCATTAAATGGAATCTTATGTAACATTTCTGTACTAATTTAATCTTACTAAACAGTTCAGAGTTTGAGTTAAACTGTATAGGTCAAGTGAAGTCAATGAACGTTTGACTCCTGTTTGGTATCCGTTTGCTGTAGGTATTGACAGGCACGGAGTTGTGCCTGTTTTATGAGTAGAGCCAACCCATGAAGTCATGTTAGAGTACTGTTTGGCTTTCACCTCAGTTCCTCAGTTTTGGGGTGAGGGTGGTGGGGGAAAGAGAGTACAATCAGAGCCCCTTGAACATATCTTGAAAAAATACCCTGTGATGAACAAAATGTTAGACCTGAGTGGCCTCTTGACCAGACTGCAAGGCAGATGCTGTGCACAATTCGAGGCCTAATGCACCTCTCTTTACCAAAGTGACCCATCAGGATGCTCCTGTCAAATTGGACATGTAAATTTTTGATATGTCTCATAGCCTTTCCTAAGCTGAGCCCTTTTTGGCAAGGAAGCATACTAGACGATTCCCTTcagtttcatgtttttattataatttatgTTGCTAATCTTCCACATTGGTATGTGGAATCACCCTAGTTTCTCCACCTATGACCTGAGGgcaaaatactttatttttaaaaaaatcatgatatCATAGTGATTGTTGGCTACTAAATTATTTTGAGACCAACCATTTCCTGAAAAGACATCCCCTTCTAGTTTAAGCAATCTTACTTCATTACTTGTATGTCTTATAAGAAATTCTTAGAGAAGGCTGCTGCTATATAGTTGAAATTCAGGCTTTTGCAGTTGTCAAGCCTTTGTCATTCACGTATGTTGCTTggaattatttcaaaacagaaaaaatacatctgaaaatTTCAGAGTAACTCTTCTGAAAAATGCGTGAGAGAGCAAGGATACCAAATCCTGTGAAAACTTGTCAGCATCTTGTAGGTTCTTTCCAAATTCCAGTTCTGGGGCACGTTTTTCATGCCTTGATGTTTGTTGGTATCTTGACCCTAAAGAACTACCACTGAAGGTTAATACACTGATCTAAGGAAGATTGTAAGATTTGTCCATGGACATCAAGTTCATAGGCCTCGGGGTGTTCCTCCGTTCAAATCAGTTTATTATACAAATTCTGCGTTATACTTCCGACTGCCCCTGGAGCTGTGGGACTAACAATACGGCACAGCACATGGATGAAAAAGGTCACACTTTTTGGAACTGGCACAAGAATTTTTGTTGAACCCAGTACCAATCCTATTCTCTTTTCATTGTCTCCAGACTGCGTTGGAATGTCTTACACCATGTGCAATGTCTAGCGGGGAAAACCTCCCCCACAATTGAAAGTTCTTGACCTTATCAGAAactcctggagaagaggagataTGCAATTCACAGACTTCTGGttgcttctctcttactttCCCATCTTAGAGACAAAAATCCTTCCTGCATCTGAGCATTTGTTATTGAAAAGATCAACCCTGTCCCTGACTCCAACAGCAGTACTTCATTTCTGCAAGTAATGTCATTTGTTGGAGTAACCTTGCACAACAGTGAAGCAACAAACTGACTTCTCTTTGCCCCACCACTCCTGCTATGGTTGGACCTTTTCGCCACATCAGAAGGAGAtctgggggaggggaaggagagtaaaggaaaaacaattgtTCCCTCATGTCTCATGAATATGCAAGACAGCCCTTGATAGAAGTGTTATTTTTAGGAATTAAATTGttgagaaaacagaatattttgacTCTTGGAGTGGCAGGCATAAAAGTGCTCTTCTCATTTGCAGGTCCCTTACttataaaataaagaattcacATATACGCACAAGCTTGGGCAAAAGGAAGCTTAAAATCCTGTGGAGTTAAAGCTCCTATAAAAAACCTGCTCTCATACAGCCTTTCTGTCTTTGATCTGATCTTTTGGAATCTGCagcaagaaataaagacaaGGCAGTTACTCATTGATAATGCTAGGAATTAGTCTCAGCTGGAGTATATATGAACTTTAGGTGACTTAGCACTCAGGCAAGCTTGCAATAAAATCAAATCATGCCcaaacaatgttttttttttacagacatTCAAACCAGTTCTGTCCCAGAAGTCATTGTGATGAAATCAAAGAAACTGGAAGAAGGTGGCAGCATTGGGACAGCAGCTTGTTTGGCAAGGAATTTCTCCACAAAGAGCATCAGCTTGGAGATGTCCTCTAATGAAGTCATATATGAACAGAGTGCATCCATTTTGACATCAAAGGGGTTGTATGATACTATTAAGGCAGTCAGTGTGACAAAAGGCACAGAGGTGACCTGCACGGCCAAATTCGATGGCAGGACTATTAAAGCCAACTTAACATTGACAGGTACAATTTTGTGGTACAGCTGCAACGTGTTTCTGGCGGCAGTGTCTTCCAGTACTTGCTATTTCTCCTGCTAAGGGTACTTGCTATTTCTCCTGCTCCTAGGTAAGCAGCAGAAATGGGGGAAACATCTGGTACGTAAGCAGGTAGAGCtgaaagatatttaaaagcatCTAAAATAAATGGTCTTAACTGTTCAACAACTTGGAGTTACTCTTTTTGGGGTAAAAAAGAGacacaatcttttttttaaatgtacatttaCTTATCAGTAAATACTTTACCACATAGCAGCAAATCTCCTAGAGCACAGCCTGAAATAGCCTTtctaaaaacaacaaaaagttaAAGTgatggtgtgggtttttttcccctaaaccACTTTGAGGAATTGTTTTTGTCATGATGAAGCTCATtcaaatagcaaaaccagaagaactCAGGAATGCTTTCGTTTCGTGCAACTGCATGGAGAAATTTTCTCCTCAAGTTAATGTTAGAATTAGCGACCACTCCTCTGAGCCTCGGACTGTACTGCCCACACGTTCCTACGGGAAGGGTTATatgaatgtttttattaatcctttttaaaatttggacATAGTttgtaatgctttttctttatcatgctacagaaaaggaggctgaagaACCAGTTACAGGGAAGGTTTGCAACACCACAGACACCTCTGCACAAGGTTAGTTACCTAAATAGATTGTGAAGTTACATTACTATATTAGGGATAAATGCatggaaatgtattttcccAGGGGTAGAGGAATCAGAATACAACATATTCATCAAACACAACCTGCTTTTTCTAGGTAGCTAGTTTAGTAACAGACAAGCAACAGGAAGCAAAATCCAACCTAGACAGACATCCTCCTCCCCTGTTGTTGCCATGTTTCTCTatcatcttttcctttgctgctgcttctttccctgaaaCTATTACCTgtggttttttctgctttctgccaaTATCACAATATCTGAATCTAGACCATGAGCTCTcccattttttctctctcactaAGCAGATACCAAAGTGGAGAAAGCGAACATGCTGTCTATGACTGTGTTGGGTTTGAGAGTCCTGCTGGCAAAAAGTATTGCCTTCAATACACTCATGAGTAtcaaactgtttcttttctgaggtAAGGAAGCACATAGCTTGATCTGTAGAAATACTGGAAGCACATGCCAGGAATGACTGCTTGTCTTTGTGTACTTCTCTAACCTCACAAGGAATGATACCTGTTCAGTTGCTCCTGTTTCTGTTATATAACTCTTGTAggtttctggggaaaaaagcaaacaaaaaaaccccaccaccacacccccccaaaaaaacccaaaccaaaccacagcaaaaaaccaaccagcaccacccccccaccctcctcccccaaaCCACAACGAAAACAGTCCCTTTCTGCATCCAAAGCTCTGTTCTTGGTGGCTGGTCCCCAGATTTTCTTTGCAGCAAACTTGTTTTACCAGAGCTACTTAGGTGTTGCCAGAAGTACCTGAGAGATATCTCATTGACTATTTCAAGTGACAGAGCACAAAGCCTGGAGAAAAATCAAGACAAATAAGGAGTCAAAACAAGGCTCCCAAAACATGAACATGTGAAGTAGtgggaggaaagagaggaggggggaggatttttaaatgaaggtaTCCGAAGAGGCACAGAAGATAGTCCAGCCTAAGTTTTGTGAGTCTACCTGTCTCGATCTGACAGATCAAACAGTGACACACAGGCCCAATTGCATTAAATGTAGTTGAAACACACTTTGCTCTTCCAGGCAGTGGGGATGGAAGGCAACAGCAATCTGAAGAACAGCAGGAGAGAGCGTGTACCAGCAGCACAACGGGTGGAACAGCCAGTGTCAAATCTGCTGACAATAACCATCCAGAACACAACACAGCACCTTCCCCTTAAGACATTTTATACTGTTGAATCCTGCCTAGCTAGTTTATGTAGTAAGAGTTGTAACTgcttttgccatttcttttttcctgtcaaCTGAGGAGAGCATGTTTCCCCTCATCCCCCTGCTAAGTAGAAATTGATCTCCCCACTCTTCTAGCCTTTGCACAGAAGCATCCAACCTGCTTCAGTAGTTCTTGAAAATCCAAACCTCACTATAGATATATGACCCTTTTAAATCATCTGTTACTGGCATATTGCATTACTGTCCGTAGAACTGATGTATTACTGCTTAGAGAATTCAGGCACAGTAGATGCTCTTTATAGCTTTAATGTTTTTTAGATAGCTTTAATAACTATCATTTTCTAGTGTAGATGAGAAGACCTGTGTTGGATCCGAAGTGATTCACTTCAGCCAGATAATGTTCTaccataaaaacatttttatttgcatttgctttattgaacttgtatttcttctgcaaagTGTATGGATGGCACCTGCATTTCAGGTTACTGTAATAGTGACCGAAATAAAGTTTTACTAAGCCAAAATGCTGTGGTTTGTTCTGCGCTCTTTCTTCTGAATTTGGGATGGAGATTGCTGAAATCCAAGTGTCCTAATGACCAGTGAGATTAGAAATACAGCTTTGATAACCTAGATTTCCTGTTGGCTGAATTTGTCTTGTCTAGACTTTGTACAGGGAAGTGGAGACTCTCTTTGGCACATTAAAAAGCTTCAGTAGGGCCATGAATTCTAGACTTAGAAGATTCAAATGAGGTCTGATCTTTCAGAGCACTTTGAAGAGACCTCAGCAAGATATTTTGGATCACACAAAAAAGAGACACGTGTCTAAGGAGAAATCCATTAAGAGACAGCTTGATATGAAcatgaggaaggaaaacacacataccagaagagaagaaaacatgctgGTTTTTTCCACTCATTGATACTAGGACGAGGCCAACAGGAAATAATGTACGGTGGTTTGATGGAGTGATAGTTTCCATAACAACTTGGTTATTAGTCAAAAAGACCCCAACGCACTTATTCCCCAACTCATCTTTCTCTCACAAGCAAGAAGCAGGATGCTGTGGTCAACATTTATGACTAAGTTACACCATGCAAGATTAactcccccttgctttgaaaaacaagttAACCACATCCTGAAGGGTAAATAAGGTTTTTCACATACTGATGAGTTACTGCTGGCTTCAAGACAGCCTCCACAGAGTGCATAGTAAGGTCTGTTTAATAAAGCTTTGTCAGGTTAGTCCCTCAGACCCTGCAGACACCTAGAGGAAGACCCTCACCCTATGCGGAAGATAAGTGAAATTTGCATGGCAAATCCAAAAACAGTAAAATGCCTTTTTAGTGCATTCTACGGCCATAATGTAAATCAGGGGGAGCTGTTCACTAGTATTTTTATCCTGATTTTCTGATGATGCCCTCAACCTTTTTGTCTTGCACTCCACCCCTTTTCCCAATCTCTCAGGCAAGACTGAGACTGGGAGTACCATTTCTGTGTTTCCATGCAGATCAAGGAACGCCATGTTCCTGAGCAATCCTTGGTTGTGCCTGAGAGCTTTGGCAGGATTAAAATCCTGCAACACTGCACAAGAAGAAGAGGGATCTACAAATGTGTGACTCCTGAGGGATATAGCATTGACGCGTACAGAAATTTATCAGCCACATAAAGACATCAATCTCTACTGTTTCAAACACCCATCCACATAGGTGTAGGACACCAGAGCCCTCATTTCCATCACAAAGAGATTCATGACCTGAGTGATACCTCCATGGTCAGGTTTTTCAGACCTCCCTGTGCACCACTGGGAAACTGGTCGTTGTGGCAACATCTATGCCCTCACTAACCCCCCAAAATGTCAGTCACCCAAGTCTCTGTTATCTAGGTCTCAgtcaaaaaaaagagaaactgctgTCTTTGAGAAGATGGTTCAAAGTCTTCAGCTCTGTGGATCATGAGAAGGAGGGAATATCCATCCATCAGTCTCTTACCACAGTCTATCACTCACCCACAGTGAGCAGAATTAGACCCCTTGGAGTGGACTAGCCTGGTCACCAGACCTGTGGCTCCTCTAAGACTTTATCTCAGGCCAGAGTATGTGAAATAAGAGGGCTGTGTCACAGCTGgccaaaataatgtttctgaGACATGATGCAAAGGACGGATACTGAAGACAGCCCAGGCATCCTCATACTGTAGCCAAACTAGGTGCAGTctatttttctcactttatCTGGAGAAAACTATTTTGTTGGCTGTGTCTGGCCTTCTTTGGGGAGGAAAGGATTAGCTTTCTGTGGCAAAAAGCAGCCTGTGCTGGCTTAGACTAACTGGGGAtaagagaggaagagggaacGAACTGCATAAATACCCCCTTGGGGAGGAGAGAGCTATCTGTACCTAGTGAGGAACTTTGGCACCTAGGCAGCCAATGTCTAGAGAAGGGAGGTTAATGGGAAAGACAATACCATGTTAGATCACAAGATCCAGCTGGAAGAAACAGACACATGTGCAGACACACATCCCCTTTCCAGCTCTTAAACTTCTAGACAGATAGTGCTGAATTGTTTTTGAACCATTTCCCCTATCAGGAGCTGTCTAGGTCTAATTATTTTAGTTCGAGTTAGGAAAGAGCCTGTAGCCCCTCTGTCCTATTTTCTGCCATTGTGACTTCCAGATTGCCTCCCACTAGCAGTGGCTTTTCACTTTACAGTTGCAAGTCTGTAATTTTGAGCCAATGCAGAACATGCAGCTTAAGAAAACAGGAGAATATCAttgtttgcagaagaaaatctgtaaCAGGGAGCTTTTAAACAGCCCAATAGTAAGATTGTCTTGGTGTGATTAATTCCACAGAAGAGGGCAGAGTCTGCAGCTTTCCCAGCTGATATGAGCTAAGGGAAAGTTTTTGTAGAGAAACTGTGCTCCACAGTAAAATATCCACTGTTAACATCAGCACCTTGGGATTTAGAATTATCCCTATATAGGAAAAACCACATTGTCCTGTGAGAGATCCAGTGATACCAGAATAATTGAGGATGATGATAAGCAGAACTCTTTAgtacaaaacattttaacagtACTATCTATATTCTTCTACAGATTTAATCGTGGCCATATTTGATTGTGTTCAGATGGCCTTTGAATATCTCTAGGAGTGGAGTCACTgcccctggaggtattcaaagcCATTTGGACATGGTCCTCAGCAAACAGCTCTAGATagtcctgcttgagcaggggagaccagatgacctccagaggtcccttccaacctcaatcaTTCTATATTTCTGTGATATCTTTGTCCTACACAAAACGTTTGCCTGGAAATTTCAAAGAAAGCCCAGATTAGGAGTATAATTATTTTGGTAGGAGACATAAATTACACATTAACAGTGCAattcagtgaggaaaaaagcagcttatCTTTCTCTATAGCTGTAGGCAGAGTGGTCAGGAGCACTAACACAGTCAAATAAAGCACAGGAAGATAAGTAAGTCATAAGAAACTCAACAAAAGACAAATGCAGTATGGGACTTGAGAAGACGGTGATAGCAGTAACACTTAGCACAGGGGCTTGAATGCTTTTCTTTGCCATCTCTCataatgagagagagagaggagaactGAACCTCAAACAGTTTCAATATTGCTGGTGTGAGGTAGACTGTAGGGAGTTGCAGCCCACTGCTCATGAGTGAAGTCCATTCTGAGCAAGCCTGGGGGAGATGTTGCCGACAGTCAGCAGAAACTCAGCTAATGTGGCAATTCAAGCTTACAGAGCCTGAACACAGTCTGAAATTTCTTGAAGACAATGTCAGGTGAGCAATGTCTTATTAGGTAGACAAATAGGTGGGGTACCTTTGAAGCATAGAAAAATATTGAGGCTTCAAGGTCTCTTGACATGATGACAAAAAGCAGTACTGCTACTGCTACACCAAGGACACCGTATTACACCATATGCCTCTGGTATCCATCAACTTCGTTTTCTCATGGATCTGCATATGGGAAAATAAGATCTGTCCAGTTTAAGGCTAGTAGTTATTCAAAGGtataaatgcacatttttacagcacagaaaatggtTCTGAAATCACTAGTAATGACTGTGGTTTGACCTTTCCCTCCTGCCCATCTGACTACACAGTTTTTGTCTAAGGGAGTATTCTTCAAGCCTAAGTCTGGCCTAGGGTTAAGAAACGGCTCCCAACCctgttgttgttttcagaagaaGAACCACCTCCAGAGATCCATTCACCTGAAGTAGAAGCTTGCTCTCAAGTCCCTCCAAACAGTATTCTCTCTCCACTCAGTGTCAGAGCCTGCAAACAGCTGATGTGAACATCTCCCTTCATATGCAAGTGCGTATATCCGAGCTGCAGGGCCTGTGgacttctctctttccttgaCGTTAATACTCATGGCTCTTCGCAATGATGCATTCCTCTCCACTCTCACCTCAGGTTCTATGGATCTGTCAAGCAGGTCTGGGGCAGGCTAAGTCACACAATAAATGTACCTGCCTCAGGGGGCTAggaaatttttctctttgtaggTAAAGGTCATGCGTGTGTCAGACTAGGACTCTCAATGCCTTGCAGTTGTTCATTGTGAGTATCTCCTCACCTCTTCTGTGCAATTGCTGTTGTGTTgtaggtttgtttgtttgtttgtttgcagtttCTGATTCACACCCTTTCCCCTTTTAATGCAGATCTAACAAACTCAAGTCATAAAAGATGATGTTCATCTGGTACATACCAGTCAACAGCATGCCCATAATCCCTAAAGCTATAATTGAAGTCTACTAGAAGCTATAGACATTTATTGCAGTGAAAATGACAAAGTGCATGGCTTTCTAGATAAGTTCAAGAGTACTAATTATCACCCAAGCAATGAGAATCAACAAGGCAAGTCCTTCAGGAGTGAAATTCTGCACAATTTGCTCAGCATGATTACTCAAAGGtgtcttccctcctcctctgctatGTGTCagcaagggattttttttcttcccttccctgttaCATTGCTTTTTGAAACCTCTTGCCTGCCACCTGCAGAACAAgttgcagctttttttctctagcaaaaggcagggaaaagtCTGATGTTCATGTGCTTATTATTCTCATCCAAAGCAAGCTGGTTGCCTGcacttctccctctgcctcctaGTTTCAAATACCAAGAGGCAGGATGGcatttttagaaaacagctgaaatttCAGCATAGAAAGTCCCCAGGAGTCCAAACCAGATGCAAAGAGAAGATACAACAGATGAGTGACAGCTTCTTTGGGGGACTGTGCCCTTTTAGCATtgcagctggtgctgcaggaCTGCCGCAGATGTCTAGAGTGACACGGAAGGCATACAGTGTCTGTATCTAGTTTGGCATCTTGGAAGAGGACACTTCCTTCGGTGTACCTTGTTGATCCTAGATGTTCATCCATAAGATGTGAAAAGGAGTGAAGAGCCTAAAATGCCCTCGAGGTCTGGTGTAATGGGGCAGCTAAAGCCCTTGGTAGATTTAAGTTCAAGATCCTTGGCATCCTCAGGGAGTCCAGCATCAGAATCAGTAATCGCAAACTTTTGAGAATACTTGCCCCAACATGTTGAATAATTCAGCTCTGCTCTTTAAAGGATTCCAACAAGTAAGTCAGGGGTGGTTCGGGGGGAGAGCATATAGTGCACCCTTCCCTACAAAGTATGTGGAAGAAAATATGGCTTCTTTTACTAATACAGAGTTTTATTGCTTTAGTTTTCCTGAGTATTTCTAAGTCTTACTACACCTGCTGCAATACAATCCCATTTTGAATAAAGAGTTTAAGGAACCAATTTCACCATCAGCACTTTCATTTACACAAAATGGCAATATTTACAATACTTAATCAAATTATGTCATATGACAGCTTTCTGTATATTTAAGTCATTTTGTTGCAGGTTTCAAATGGTTGTATAGGcttgcattgtatttttttattacatttcaaGGACTTTCATTTTTGTCTAGACATCATCATGGTCACTTCCCTGttagatttattttaactgtagaATAACTTCTATAGCCTAGCTGTTCAGAAAGCTACTTTACTTTTCTGTGGAAGAGTTCATtaaaatgatgatgatgatgatgatgcgTAGTTTTCAAGTGAAAATCTAAACTACTGCAAACTCCTGAAAATCTCTTCAGCTGCATGCTGCTTAAAGAGAATATCATGTTTTAGATAAGAGGAGCTGTTTTACATTCCTTTCTCAGTAGTACTTCAAGTACTGTTCAATTTTGTCAGCATCAGGAAATTTAcaaattttgtttctgcttgGTACAATTTTATGGCTGTTCTGCTCTaatctattttaattcttttttgcattgttttcttattttgactTAGCAAGATACATATGGTATACTTAGCTGTCTTTTTACCCATTGGTAGTCCACAGCTCACATCCTGGGTCAGGGAGGCTTCAGGTCTTTTTGAACTGTATGAAGCATTAAATCCCTATTGCTAACAATGTTTTCTCCCAGTTTAAGTCTGCAATTCTTTTCTGACTGCGACTGAGCCTCATGGGCATTCCCTGGCAAAAGTTTACAGCTCACTGTATGCAAAATTTACATCTTCACCTTTCTATTGGGGATCTGCTGCTTGTCATTTTGATAGCTTCTCCTCCAAGTTGCAACTGCTTCCAAGAAGCTAGTTATCTTTAATTGCATGCTATAGCAGGATGGGAATGCAGAGAAGTTCACAGAGCCCCATATGACTCAAAAGGTGCAACG contains:
- the LOC132319504 gene encoding immunoglobulin gamma-1 heavy chain-like — encoded protein: MAPGLGPWLLALSLAAGPAGVWAQLRLEETGGGLRAPGHSVLLSCRGSGYSFEFHGVLWYRQAPRGSLECVAYINRSGSTKKYGPAVEGRATVARDNSRSESSLSLRALHPRDAARYFCTTGGSVRTDKLIFGSGTTLTVEPNIQTSSVPEVIVMKSKKLEEGGSIGTAACLARNFSTKSISLEMSSNEVIYEQSASILTSKGLYDTIKAVSVTKGTEVTCTAKFDGRTIKANLTLTEKEAEEPVTGKVCNTTDTSAQDTKVEKANMLSMTVLGLRVLLAKSIAFNTLMSIKLFLF